From one Salmo salar chromosome ssa09, Ssal_v3.1, whole genome shotgun sequence genomic stretch:
- the LOC106611706 gene encoding diacylglycerol kinase theta isoform X2, with translation MANSTRTKNENSIMESPSASPLSGRKKAQQSPGSRSRYHVSAPGHCFRKVTLTKPTFCHNCSDFIWGLIGFICEVCNFMCHEKCLKTVRTACSCMAPTLVRVPVAHCFGPAGQKKRFCCVCRKHLEGNTAIRCEVCELHAHSECAAFSCGDCRLCHQDGSQDFDTLHHHWREGNIPSGARCEVCRRTCGSSDVLAGMRCEWCGMTTHAACYVIVPPECGLGRLRSMLLHPACVRICSRNFSKMHCYRISESCQNELDNLDEVDTQIPATTKESQPATTADSGKQVLKVFDGDDAVKRSHFRLVSIPRITKNEEESALRTFYIPDDSLDYELQDNGQQALHSNDILNRNGTPDEKAIFKENVPEVWLLRAKPQDTEVLKVYAGWLKVGVAYISISISKNSTVDSVIKEVLTQLGRQDEDPSSFSLVEVYMGSKQVQRQGLTGQELLLYKLQEIRKISLRQMNQTRFYIVESRKQVVQVNLLLEGLPVQLSKEEYTDLLQEHLAIKSHLVTITHVYGSQGAVVVQISCFSEAERIYMLAKDTSVSNQQLTSLVIPEIMHNKLPKGGSPLLVFVNPKSGGLKGQELLYGFRKLLNPHQVFDMTNGGPLPGLHTFREVPRFRVLVCGGDGTVGWVLGVLEAVRHKLVCPEPPIGIVPLGTGNDLARILRWGAGYSGEDPHHILVSVDEAEEVQMDRWTILLDAQEVTEDGKENGFLEPPKIVQMNNYFGLGIDAELSLDFHHAREEEPGKFNSRFHNKGVYLKAGLQKLSHTRNLHKDLKLQVDKQDVELPSIEGLIFLNIPSWGSGADLWGSEGDSRYGKPRIDDGMLEVVGVTGVVHMGQVQGGMRSGIRLAQGNYVRITVTKPIPVQVDGEPWIQAPGNIIISAAGPKVRMLRKSKHKQKKQPASLKERRSESPSSSDGGH, from the exons ATGGCAAACAGCACTCGAACGAAGAATGAGAATTCCATCATGGAAAGCCCAAGCGCAAGCCCCCTGTCCGGGAGGAAAAAGGCACAACAATCCCCTGGGTCTCGCTCAAGGTACCATGTCAGTGCACCCGGACATTGTTTTAGGAAAGTGACTCTCACCAAACCAACGTTCTGCCACAACTGCAGTGATTTCATATGGGGTCTTATCGGATTCATTTGTGAAG TATGTAACTTTATGTGCCATGAGAAGTGCCTGAAGACTGTGAGGACTGCGTGTTCATGTATGGCCCCGACGCTGGTGCGG GTCCCTGTCGCCCATTGCTTTGGTCCAGCAGGGCAGAAAAAGAGATTCTGCTGTGTGTGTCGAAAACATCTGGAGGGAAACACAGCCATTCGCTGTGAAG TTTGTGAGCTGCATGCCCACTCGGAATGTGCTGCATTCAGTTGTGGTGACTGTCGTCTCTGCCACCAGGATGGGAGTCAGGACTTT GATACGCTTCACCACCACTGGCGGGAGGGAAACATCCCCTCAGGTGCACGCTGTGAGGTCTGCCGACGCACCTGTGGCTCCTCGGACGTCCTGGCGGGGATGCGGTGCGAGTGGTGTGGTATGACG ACACACGCTGCCTGTTATGTCATTGTGCCTCCAGAGTGTGGCCTAGGACGGCTACGTAGCATGCTCCTTCACCCCGCTTGCGTGCGTATATGCTCGCGGAACTTCAGCAAGATGCACTGCTACCGCATCTCTGAGAGCTGCCAGAATGAACTGG ATAACTTGGATGAAGTTGACACCCAGATTCCAGCAACTACAAAGGAGAGCCAGCCGGCAACCACAGCGGATTCAG GGAAGCAGGTTCtcaaggtgtttgatggggatgATGCAGTCAAGCGCAGCCACTTTCGTTTGGTCTCCATTCCTCGGATAACCAAGAATGAGGAG GAGTCAGCGTTGAGGACCTTCTACATCCCAGATGACTCGCTGGACTACGAGCTCCAAGACAACGGCCAGCAGGCTCTACACAGCAATGACATCCTCAACCGTAACGGCACCCCTGACGAAAAGGCCATCTTTAAGGAGAATGTGCCCGAGGTGTGGCTTCTAAGGGCCAAACCCCAGGACACAGAGGTCCTCAAGGTTTATGCTGGCTGGCTCAA ggttggtgtggcgTACatatccatctccatctccaagAACAGCACAGTGGATTCTGTCATTAAGGAGGTCCTCACTCAACTGGGAAGACAG GACGAAGACCCGTCAAGCTTCAGCCTTGTGGAGGTTTACATGGGCAGTAAGCAAG TTCAGAGACAAGGGCTGACAGGCCAGGAGCTGCTGCTGTACAAACTGCAGGAGATAAGGAAG ATCTCCCTAAGGCAGATGAACCAGACCCGTTTCTACATAGTGGAGAGCAGGAAGCAGGTTGTGCAGGTCAACCTGCTGCTAGAGGGACTGCCTGTACAACTGAGCAAGGAGGAATATACCGACCTGCTACAGGAGCACTTAGCTATCAAGA GTCACTTGGTCACCATCACACATGTTTACGGGAGCCAAG GTGCAGTAGTGGTGCAGATATCGTGCTTCTCTGAGGCTGAGAGGATCTACATGTTAGCCAAAGACACGTCTGTCAGCAACCAGCAGCTGACCTCCCTAGTCATACCAGAGATCATG CACAACAAGTTGCCCAAAGGTGGCTCGCCCCTACTGGTGTTTGTCAACCCCAAGAGCGGCGGGCTGAAGGGCCAAGAGCTTCTCTACGGCTTCCGGAAGCTTCTCAACCCCCACCAAGTGTTTGACATGACCAACGGGGGACCGTTGCCTGG ACTGCACACGTTTAGAGAGGTACCCCGCTTCAGGGTTTTGGTGTGTGGGGGAGATGGGACGGTGGGCTGGGTCCTGGGGGTCCTGGAGGCCGTCCGACACAAGCTGGTCTGTCCCGAGCCCCCCATTGGTattgtcccactgggcacag GTAATGACCTGGCGCGGATACTGCGCTGGGGGGCGGGCTACAGCGGAGAGGACCCCCACCACATCCTTGTGTCTGTAGACGAGGCAGAGGAGGTGCAGATGGACCGCTGGACCATCCTGCTGGATGCACAGGAAGTCACAGAGGATGGCAAGGAGAACGGCTTCCTGGAACCACCAAAG ATAGTGCAGATGAACAATTATTTTGGCCTGGGAATCGATGCTGAGCTCAGTTTGGACTTCCACCATGCCCGTGAAGAAGAACCAGGAAAGTTCAACAGCAG GTTCCATAACAAAGGTGTGTACCTGAAGGCGGGTCTGCAGAAGCTGAGCCACACGCGGAACCTTCACAAGGACCTTAAACTGCAGGTGGACAAACAAGACGTGGAACTGCCCAGCATAGAAGGCCTCATCTTCCTAAACATCCCcag ctggGGCTCTGGGGCAGACCTGTGGGGATCAGAGGGTGACTCGCGCTACGGGAAACCCCGCATTGATGATGGCATGCTGGAAGTGGTGGGGGTGACCGGGGTAGTGCACATG GGCCAGGTGCAGGGCGGCATGCGCTCTGGGATCCGTCTCGCCCAGGGCAACTACGTGCGTATCACAGTGACCAAGCCCATCCCTGTGCAGGTGGATGGAGAGCCCTGGATCCAGGCCCCTGGAAATATCATCATATCTGCAGCAGGCCCAAAG GTACGGATGCTGAGGAAGTCCAAACACAAACAGAAGAAGCAGCCTGCCAGCCTGAAAGAGAGGCGATCCGAAAGCCCTTCGTCCAGCGATGGGGGACACTGA
- the LOC106611706 gene encoding diacylglycerol kinase theta isoform X1, which yields MANSTRTKNENSIMESPSASPLSGRKKAQQSPGSRSRYHVSAPGHCFRKVTLTKPTFCHNCSDFIWGLIGFICEVCNFMCHEKCLKTVRTACSCMAPTLVRVPVAHCFGPAGQKKRFCCVCRKHLEGNTAIRCEVCELHAHSECAAFSCGDCRLCHQDGSQDFDTLHHHWREGNIPSGARCEVCRRTCGSSDVLAGMRCEWCGMTTHAACYVIVPPECGLGRLRSMLLHPACVRICSRNFSKMHCYRISESCQNELDNLDEVDTQIPATTKESQPATTADSGKQVLKVFDGDDAVKRSHFRLVSIPRITKNEEVVESALRTFYIPDDSLDYELQDNGQQALHSNDILNRNGTPDEKAIFKENVPEVWLLRAKPQDTEVLKVYAGWLKVGVAYISISISKNSTVDSVIKEVLTQLGRQDEDPSSFSLVEVYMGSKQVQRQGLTGQELLLYKLQEIRKISLRQMNQTRFYIVESRKQVVQVNLLLEGLPVQLSKEEYTDLLQEHLAIKSHLVTITHVYGSQGAVVVQISCFSEAERIYMLAKDTSVSNQQLTSLVIPEIMHNKLPKGGSPLLVFVNPKSGGLKGQELLYGFRKLLNPHQVFDMTNGGPLPGLHTFREVPRFRVLVCGGDGTVGWVLGVLEAVRHKLVCPEPPIGIVPLGTGNDLARILRWGAGYSGEDPHHILVSVDEAEEVQMDRWTILLDAQEVTEDGKENGFLEPPKIVQMNNYFGLGIDAELSLDFHHAREEEPGKFNSRFHNKGVYLKAGLQKLSHTRNLHKDLKLQVDKQDVELPSIEGLIFLNIPSWGSGADLWGSEGDSRYGKPRIDDGMLEVVGVTGVVHMGQVQGGMRSGIRLAQGNYVRITVTKPIPVQVDGEPWIQAPGNIIISAAGPKVRMLRKSKHKQKKQPASLKERRSESPSSSDGGH from the exons ATGGCAAACAGCACTCGAACGAAGAATGAGAATTCCATCATGGAAAGCCCAAGCGCAAGCCCCCTGTCCGGGAGGAAAAAGGCACAACAATCCCCTGGGTCTCGCTCAAGGTACCATGTCAGTGCACCCGGACATTGTTTTAGGAAAGTGACTCTCACCAAACCAACGTTCTGCCACAACTGCAGTGATTTCATATGGGGTCTTATCGGATTCATTTGTGAAG TATGTAACTTTATGTGCCATGAGAAGTGCCTGAAGACTGTGAGGACTGCGTGTTCATGTATGGCCCCGACGCTGGTGCGG GTCCCTGTCGCCCATTGCTTTGGTCCAGCAGGGCAGAAAAAGAGATTCTGCTGTGTGTGTCGAAAACATCTGGAGGGAAACACAGCCATTCGCTGTGAAG TTTGTGAGCTGCATGCCCACTCGGAATGTGCTGCATTCAGTTGTGGTGACTGTCGTCTCTGCCACCAGGATGGGAGTCAGGACTTT GATACGCTTCACCACCACTGGCGGGAGGGAAACATCCCCTCAGGTGCACGCTGTGAGGTCTGCCGACGCACCTGTGGCTCCTCGGACGTCCTGGCGGGGATGCGGTGCGAGTGGTGTGGTATGACG ACACACGCTGCCTGTTATGTCATTGTGCCTCCAGAGTGTGGCCTAGGACGGCTACGTAGCATGCTCCTTCACCCCGCTTGCGTGCGTATATGCTCGCGGAACTTCAGCAAGATGCACTGCTACCGCATCTCTGAGAGCTGCCAGAATGAACTGG ATAACTTGGATGAAGTTGACACCCAGATTCCAGCAACTACAAAGGAGAGCCAGCCGGCAACCACAGCGGATTCAG GGAAGCAGGTTCtcaaggtgtttgatggggatgATGCAGTCAAGCGCAGCCACTTTCGTTTGGTCTCCATTCCTCGGATAACCAAGAATGAGGAGGTGGTG GAGTCAGCGTTGAGGACCTTCTACATCCCAGATGACTCGCTGGACTACGAGCTCCAAGACAACGGCCAGCAGGCTCTACACAGCAATGACATCCTCAACCGTAACGGCACCCCTGACGAAAAGGCCATCTTTAAGGAGAATGTGCCCGAGGTGTGGCTTCTAAGGGCCAAACCCCAGGACACAGAGGTCCTCAAGGTTTATGCTGGCTGGCTCAA ggttggtgtggcgTACatatccatctccatctccaagAACAGCACAGTGGATTCTGTCATTAAGGAGGTCCTCACTCAACTGGGAAGACAG GACGAAGACCCGTCAAGCTTCAGCCTTGTGGAGGTTTACATGGGCAGTAAGCAAG TTCAGAGACAAGGGCTGACAGGCCAGGAGCTGCTGCTGTACAAACTGCAGGAGATAAGGAAG ATCTCCCTAAGGCAGATGAACCAGACCCGTTTCTACATAGTGGAGAGCAGGAAGCAGGTTGTGCAGGTCAACCTGCTGCTAGAGGGACTGCCTGTACAACTGAGCAAGGAGGAATATACCGACCTGCTACAGGAGCACTTAGCTATCAAGA GTCACTTGGTCACCATCACACATGTTTACGGGAGCCAAG GTGCAGTAGTGGTGCAGATATCGTGCTTCTCTGAGGCTGAGAGGATCTACATGTTAGCCAAAGACACGTCTGTCAGCAACCAGCAGCTGACCTCCCTAGTCATACCAGAGATCATG CACAACAAGTTGCCCAAAGGTGGCTCGCCCCTACTGGTGTTTGTCAACCCCAAGAGCGGCGGGCTGAAGGGCCAAGAGCTTCTCTACGGCTTCCGGAAGCTTCTCAACCCCCACCAAGTGTTTGACATGACCAACGGGGGACCGTTGCCTGG ACTGCACACGTTTAGAGAGGTACCCCGCTTCAGGGTTTTGGTGTGTGGGGGAGATGGGACGGTGGGCTGGGTCCTGGGGGTCCTGGAGGCCGTCCGACACAAGCTGGTCTGTCCCGAGCCCCCCATTGGTattgtcccactgggcacag GTAATGACCTGGCGCGGATACTGCGCTGGGGGGCGGGCTACAGCGGAGAGGACCCCCACCACATCCTTGTGTCTGTAGACGAGGCAGAGGAGGTGCAGATGGACCGCTGGACCATCCTGCTGGATGCACAGGAAGTCACAGAGGATGGCAAGGAGAACGGCTTCCTGGAACCACCAAAG ATAGTGCAGATGAACAATTATTTTGGCCTGGGAATCGATGCTGAGCTCAGTTTGGACTTCCACCATGCCCGTGAAGAAGAACCAGGAAAGTTCAACAGCAG GTTCCATAACAAAGGTGTGTACCTGAAGGCGGGTCTGCAGAAGCTGAGCCACACGCGGAACCTTCACAAGGACCTTAAACTGCAGGTGGACAAACAAGACGTGGAACTGCCCAGCATAGAAGGCCTCATCTTCCTAAACATCCCcag ctggGGCTCTGGGGCAGACCTGTGGGGATCAGAGGGTGACTCGCGCTACGGGAAACCCCGCATTGATGATGGCATGCTGGAAGTGGTGGGGGTGACCGGGGTAGTGCACATG GGCCAGGTGCAGGGCGGCATGCGCTCTGGGATCCGTCTCGCCCAGGGCAACTACGTGCGTATCACAGTGACCAAGCCCATCCCTGTGCAGGTGGATGGAGAGCCCTGGATCCAGGCCCCTGGAAATATCATCATATCTGCAGCAGGCCCAAAG GTACGGATGCTGAGGAAGTCCAAACACAAACAGAAGAAGCAGCCTGCCAGCCTGAAAGAGAGGCGATCCGAAAGCCCTTCGTCCAGCGATGGGGGACACTGA